The DNA sequence GAGACACTCTGTCTGGTTTGCTGGAGGCTTAGTTGAAGCCCTACTGATGAGCAAAGTGGGACTTTGGCTCCCAGCAAAAGGCAGGCAACAGCCACTTGCACTGTGAGTGGTTTGTGGGAAATGGGTTCTGACCATGAGACTCTCTAGATGCtttatttaaatgaaacaaaacatttcaAAGCTGTCCATTCCCATTTCACCCCCCACTTTTAGAAGATGGCACAATACACCAAATGTTTGACTGTGATGGCAGAATCAAAATCAGAACCTAATTTTCTATAAATTGATGGTGTATCTGCAGTTGGCTAAGATTTCAACCATTTATTTAAGTTTCTGTTCCATCTGTATCATATTGCCTGAcagaaaagtaaaagtgaaaaccAAATCACAAGCAATGTGAAAGCATGACTTGATACATTTTTGGCAACGGCTCCTGAATGTGAAATCATCCATCATTCAGGTTGCAAGCATGAGGGAGTCTGCTGAATCATCCTGCTTCAGCACATATCCCTGTGGGTTTTGGTCATGTCACTCAGTATCCAAAACTTTCTGCTGTTATTAGCACAATgttaaatttgtcattttttgttttgtcttttttctaatTTGAGGTTACAGGCAATGATTACGTGATAGCATGATTATGGGGTCAGCCAATTTAACTTCTGTTGTTTTATCAGAGATGATAGCTTTAATGTCTCGACAATAAGATACTGGTTTCTAGGATGTCTGCAGCCCTCTCACAGGTCTCCTTTATGCTTGTGCCACTGCTCCAAAGATGTCATCTTGATGCTAAAGTGGCCTGCTTTTCATTGCTCAAGCTTGATGTCAAATATCACAATCCTAACCTGCTCTTACTTGCTTCTACAGGGTGAAATCAGAGCTACAGCTTTCAATGAGCAAGTGGACAAGTTCTTCCCTCTTATTGAAGTGAACAAGGTACCACAGTGTTGATCTGGAACTGACAAGGTTGGGTGGTGCAATGCGGACAAGGGTACACTTGTCCATTGGTAAAGTGTCTGATTTGATGGGCTCTCTCATTCTGTGGCTTGGCCTCTTTTGTAGGTGTATTATTTCTCAAAAGGTACCCTGAAGATTGCTAACAAACAGTTCTCAGCTGTTAAAAATGACTATGAGATGACCTTCAATAATGAGACTTCTGTCCTGCCATGTGAAGATGGTCATCATTTACCTTCAGTTCAGTTTGATTTCACAGGGATTGGCGACCTAGAGAACAAGTCTAAAGACTCGCTTGTAGGTAAGACCAGTTTGAGGACAGTGGTGATGATTAGTTTTGTTTGCAATGTATGAGGTGCAAATGGGGAGGTGCAAGACTTGACCAAGTGCTTTCTACTCACCCTTTGGTCATGTTGAAAGAGGATCCTTGGCCTCTCCTGCTAAGACATTGTACTTGTATTTTAGACATAATTGGGATCTGCAAGAGCTATGAAGATGTCACCAAAATCACAGTGAAGTCTAACAACAGAGAAGTCGCTAAGAGAAATATATATTTGATGGACATGTCAGGGAAAGTGGTGACTGCTACTTTATGGGGAGATGATGTAAGTACTTGCAGTAGACAGAGAGACCTCCATAGTTGGGTTGTTTTGTCCTCTGAGTTATGGAGCTTTGGCCACATAGGCGGCAAAGAGTTGTGCATTCTAGCAATTATATGaagtcctttcctttccttctgtgaGATGTGCTGTGATTTCAGCTTTTCGTAGTGAAACACTCTTCCCTCTACCCCTAGTAAAGTAGTGAAAGATTAGTTTTCATCTATCTCTGAGCAGATTCTTGAATGTGAGATCTGTCTTGTATAGATTCCATGTACGTTGATTATATTCACTCTGCTATTAactgttttccttgttttctctAAAAATATTTGTTACTCCTGCTAGTGaacttgtgtgtgtttggtgtttgttttgcaGGCTGACAAGTTTGATGGTTCTAGACAGCCTGTGATGGCCATCAAAGGAGCCAGGGTTTCTGATTTTGGTGGACGGAGTCTCTCAGTCCTGTCTTCCAGTACTATCATTGTTAATCCTGACATTCCAGAGGCCTATAAGCTTCGCGGATGGTAGGTTTTGTGGGGCTAAACCAACGGGTTGTGAGAGCCCCAGCTTTGAGAAGAACTGGTTACCATTCAGCGTGtgagctttttgccaagcagaaGGCTTCATTACTGAATGGACCAATTCCTCTGCTTCTTGGAGACATTATGCCTTCTGAGAGGATGGCTTTAAAGCTCTTAAACTGATACCCATAATCCCATGACAAACCTGGAGAGTCAGAGGAGACAATTAGAATGTTAGTGCTGCATAATGACCTCGATCCTCCAAAGCAGGGTACAGCTAGGCTTTAGTGGCTGTGTGCTGCTGGACTGTATGCTGAGGTTTGAGCTGTGAGGTGAGGGGGAAGGGAGTGTGCTTTCTTACTCTGCTGAGTCTCTGGTGCTCATCTTCTAGTGTGTATTCACTGAACTCTGATAAAGCTGGTGGGAACAATGGGCTTTTGTTGGCATTATATTGTTATTCCCAAGGCACTCAAGGGATGAGGAGAGCCTGTTAAATCTTCCCAccatatctagctttttaaggcATTAAAACTCTGCATTAAAAGAGCACTTCAGCCTGAAACATGGTATACAGGAATTGATTTGGTCAGGGAAAACACTCTAATGAGCCCAAGTTTAGATAATTTGTATAGCTATAGTCACAGGAAGATGTGTGTTGTTTCCAACTGTGTCTCAGGTTTAAGTGACTCATGAATTAGCTCATATTTCAtactcctcatttttcttttgagtctAATGTAAACCAGTAGTACTAGTATTTGAATAGTTTGATGAAATATCTACGTCACCTAAGCCATCCTGAGTATGGTCCACATATATCTATTTAACTGTTCTGGTAGCTGACATTGTGTCATTATTTGATAGGGTCTGTTAATAGTCTGACCAGAAATACCTATGACTATGATTTGTTCTTGTTTGATGTGCTTCCAGGCTCTGGAGCACAACCCCAGGTTAATTGTGTGCCCACATTAAGGTGTTTGTACTTCACTGTCAGTAACTGTGATGCCAGGCAACATAAAAAGGTATACCTGTCCCCTGAACAAAGTAACCTGTCATTGATCAAAGAGAAGTTCAGTACACATACCCCACCCAGGCAAGGATTGGTGATGTTTAGATCTTGGCTCTGACAAAGTGGAATTTTTATTACaagaagggatacctctcttctTGCTCTGTTGACTCTTGATGAGTTGTCTTTGGTGGCAAATGCCTCCTTGGAGTTTTTGAAACCATATACTTGTATAGCTAGTAGTGGTGAAATGGATTTATGGACCTTGCTGTGCCTCTGTGACGGATTTACACCGCTTACCTGACAGAATGAGAAGGTGTTTGTCTGCAGCTTAGGGCAATATCCATTCTGTTAGATGGTCTCTTTTTAGGGAGCCTGTTCTATGTGTGGTTAGCTGTTAGTTATCCACCAtttcagtgatgtttggcctgtTTTTAATCTCACACTGACTGCTGTGTGCCACAGGTATGTTCTTAAGCCACCTTCCCCCTGGCCTTCTTTCCTTCATATCAACCGATAGTCAAGAAttacaataaattttaataatttgatacaaattaatttttactaCTGACATAAGTCAAATCTGCCTAAGAAGGTAAATCTACAAGAAAGCAGATAAATGCTTTCTGATAGATTACTTTGGGTTATATAATCAGTTGGACGCCTGTATTGGGCTTAAAAGGTTTTCCGTCATAGAAATATCTTTGGCTAACCTGTTAACAATATATTAACGGTCTGTTTCCATATGGTACATTTCAGTGCTGATAAAAGTGCAGCTGAAGACTGAGATGAGCATTTGTAGCCCAAAGGACCAGAGCGCCACACTATTGCTTTTTATTGTTCACTTTCACAGTTACTGTTTTCAGGCCTCTGCCAGGGCCACTGCTAGCTTAGGAAAGAGTCTGTGGTACTTTGGTGTGTGTCTTGACCACTGGGGGATATCAAAgcaaatgagataaaaagaaagaacatcccatttcttcactggactAAGGTACAGTAGAAGATAGTAACTTCAGCCCACGTGACCAGTACCCATGTAAAAGCTGGTAGGGGGCAGAGGGTGCATATCTTGTACATAGAAACAAGTAGCTTATTTGAGAATTATGTAAAGTGCCTGTCggtacttatttttcaggtttgaCTCAGAAGGACAAGCCTTAGATGGTGTTTCCATCTCTGATATAAGGAGTGGAGGAATAGGAGGGAGCAACACCAACTGGAAAACTTTATATGAGGTTAAATCGGAGAACCTGGGACAGGGCGACAAGGtatctttcattcctttctttctctacaCAAGTATAGCAGGCATACAGAGGATTCAGTTTTGAAATCTGTTTTTTGATAACAGCTGTCTGATGTTAgttcagaacttttttttcagtactggggatttgaactaagagccttgtgcttgccaggcaggcacactaccatttgagccatgcccccagccctttttgctgtcttttttttttttttttaaatagggtcttgcttttatacccaggccagcctggacttcatcctcctatttatgcttcctgcattgctaggatgacaggtgcatactgctctacccagctttttattggttgagatggagttgtGCTGACTTTCTGCCTAGACTGGCATgagcaatcctcttgatctctgccttctgagtagctaggattacagatgtaagccaccaagcctggctcagAGCCATCATTCTTACTTGGGGCTTGTGCCCCAAACATGGCATGATGCTTAAGAATCACTGCCAGAGTGAAGAGGCCAGGCTTGCTAATGGAAGTGTGTTTGTACCCCTCCAAGTTTTGAGGCAGAAAAATGCGGAGAACTCAGAGCTTGAGGAAGTGATAATGACCAAGTGTTGTATTATAATGTGGACTAACTTCAGGTTCATGTTACTTTCTAATTGTTCCTACAAGTCAAAGTGCTCAACCTATCATGAAGGCAGTTTTAGAGCAGAGCATTAGTCAGGCTCACTGTCAGGTATTGGCAGTGCCTGTGTACTGTTATGTCACCTCATGTAGACTGAGAGGACTGACTGCCATTTCATTTAGTTGCAGCTTCCCTTTCAATCTGTATTTAATGACACTCCTCCCATCTTGATCTAACTTGTATCCTGTAGCAATAGAATACTTaaattatttacttctttttatgcTCCCTGTTCCTTTATTGTCACCATATACAATATAGGTTTTATTCCTTACTGTCTAATTTCTCTGTATACCCCATCCATCACTGTCATCAACAGCAGCTTATAATGTTTTTACATAACATCTTGAGAATTAAACATTGGGCAGATCTGTGTTGTCCTGTCATAGGAACAGCcactcttctgtttcttttactCTAAAGATAGACAGTATGATAAGAAATTGGACTTACAGAATACCTGTCTGCACCAAGACGTTCAAGTCATGCTTTGAGTCTAGACCTAATCTGGAAATACAGAAAAACTCTGGGCATTCTCCTAAGAGAGTTGTTTTTCTCTAGagctttgtaatttttaaatcatttatttatttacttatttttgcaatgctgaggatggaaccagggccttgtatatgctagacaaagtgctgtaccactgacctacacccccagccctagagCATTCTAAACTGGATACTAGCCCAAGctctttaggttttgttttgttttttggcgggGTTGGgggaggactgggatttgaagtcagagcttcacgcttgcaaagcaggcattctgctgcttgaattacatctctagtccatttttcctctggttattttggagatggggggtggtttcatgaactgtttgcccagactggtggcctcaaattgtgatcctcctgatctcagcctcccaagtagctaggattacaggtgtgagacaccaacACCCAGTTAGCCCAGGCTCTTTAAACTTTCAccttgttttgccttttttggtCAGAGACATCAGGAAGCCCCTAGCATTTGCTAGCCTGGCTCTAAATTCAGGGTTCACCCAGAGAAAAGTGCTCCCTGGCAGTACTAAACACAAAccagaaattattcatttatctgAGATCCTTTGGTGTGGGAGGGACGGGTTGGTAAAAAGGCAGAGCAAATAtcaacaaaaaacaccaaaacaagccaggtgccagtgtggctcatgtctgtaatcctagctactcataaagcagagatcaggaggatcatggttcaaagccagcccgggcaaatagctcacaagaccctatcttgaaaaaaacccatcacaaaaaaaaggtctggcagagtggttcaaggttaAGGTCTGAGTTGAAACTcgagtactacaaaaaaaaaaaaaaaaaaaggcaccaaAACATGACTTAGTCTTTCTAGATTTACTTATCAGTGGTTTCTCCACTTAGAAGGCAAAGGTCTAACTCAGTTATTTTTGTATTCTATTGAATTTGATGGCTCAGACAGGAATAGACAAATAATGCCATGAGCCAAAATCTAACCAACCACCTGTTGCTGCTAATAAAGGTTTATTGGAACAGAGCTACCTGCTTCCatcttcatgttttctcttgCCCTGCAATAACAAGATTGAGGAGTTGCAGCAGAGACTGTGTTTTAGGCTTCTCAGGTCTAAAACATTTGCTGTCTGGCTTCCTATAGAAAAAACTTGCTAATTCGTGGACTAGGCAAAAATGGACCATTATTTTTAATGGTAGATTTAGGCCCTAGAAACCACTGTCCTTGTTTTTAATGTAGGAGGAATGGTTGATCGTAGCTGCACTAGATTTCTGTGGTCTGCATTATTCTGCATTTCCTAGATCTATGTATGGCCTTTAATGGGTCAGAGTACCAAGTCTCTGTCTTTAAtcttcaaacaagaaaaaaaactagctgggcgccagtggctctcgcctgtattcctagctactcaggaggcagagatcagaaggatcaaggttcaaagcctgcccaggcaaatagttcgaaagaccctatctcaaaaaacccatcacaataatatgactgatggagtggcttaaggtgaaggccttgagttcaagtcccagtactgtaaaaaaaaaaaaatttgtttttattaattaacTAGGTCTAACTTAGAATCACCTTTTTTATTGATAAGGAATTATGTGCTGGAGAACTTGGTTTATTACCTCCCTGGGTTTGTACGTAGCACATGCAATTTCTGAAACTACAGAATGAGTGTTTCCCCATAATTTCTTTTTGAGCCCGAGAACTGGAATATGAAAAAGTGCCTACCACTTGTGTGTAAGGGAAAGCTTTGAGCTGCTTCTGACTTCTATCCTGAATGTAGGCTTGTTGCTCTTGAGTCTCATGCCATCCTTTTCTCTTAAAGGCGGACTACTTCAGCTCTGTGGCAACAGTGGTGTATCTTCGCAAAGAGAACTGTATGTACCAGGCTTGCCCAACTCAGGACTGCAATAAGAAAGTGATTGACCAGCAGAATGGATTATACCGCTGTGAGAAGTGCGACCGTGAATTTCCTAATTTCAAGTACCGCATGATCTTGTCAGTAAGTAGATGGGTAATGGGGAAGCTCTGTAGAGTTTATAGACTTGCTAACATGTGCCTGGCATTGGGGTTACAGTAGCAGAGCCAAGATGGCTCTTGGTGGGGAGCTTGCAGATGAGTCAGTAAGGACATAGGGTCTTTCATTCAACTGAAGAGCAATCTGTTTTGTACTACTAAAAGCTTTTTTTATGCCAGAAGGTTTCTTTGAGATGCCCCAGTCAATTGTAGTCTTCTCTGCATGCTGTATAATTAGTGAGTAGTTGTACTTATATAGAGGTGCcagtgtttcatcaccttccttgcAGATAATCTGTTACTCTAGTTTGGTAGACATAACTTCAAAGCAATGTGCAGATTGTGACCTTTTTGCATCATAAAGattgttttatttcaaaaacctttaaaatgaagggtgtactttttttttttaagtaatgatAACTGATAAGGATATAAGAAAACAGGAATGTTTTTAAGGTGATTAGTCAATAAGATAttagaaaatgtttatattttctctctcttttttttttctttgaggtactgggacttgaacttagggcctcacacttgctatccaggtactctaccacatgaaccacttcaccagcccaaaatgttttttggttttttttttcctgacccaGCCACTTGGAGGGAATTTATTCTAAAGAAGTAATCAGACATGTTACAGCTATGTAAAGTTGTCTGTTAACAgttgtttattttgagaaattgaATACAACTTAAATGTCCTCTTTAttctggtagtattcctttattGAATAGCCATAGAGTATTGTGAAGGCCTTGGAATTTACCACGTACTTTACAGTTTTGACaattaaaatacttgaaaaccaTACCTAATGAAAactattaaataagtaaatattcaaACTTAATTGAAAAATGGTCCTTGGGTATACATAGATAGAAAACAGACTGGGAGAATAAATACCAGACTGTTGGTAGTGGTTATTTctggttgatttttatttttcattttgttttttctgcagttctccttttttgcCTACAATAATACTCTtgataaatttgttttgttttgctttgctttggagatgaggattgaactcagggcttcgagcttgaggcaagtgctctacacttgagacatgcttccagctcttttgttttttgagataagaattgctaactttgcctgaactggcctcaaacttgtgatcatcctgcatccacctcccaagttgctgggattgtaggcatgcaccaccatacctggctgtttttttttttttttaatacctggCTCTTATAGTAAGAAATTTaaaggtatatttttaaattaaaaaaggatttaataacaataattgattcaaatcaataaatgtaatacaacacataaatagaatcaaggacaaaaatcacacgaTCATCTCAGtagttgcagaaaaagcctttgacaaaaatacaatgttccttcatgataaaagccctgaagaaactaggaagagaaggattGTATtataacataataaaggttatatatgataaacctatagctaacatcatgctaaatggggaaaactgaaacaatttcctctaaagtcaaaaCAAGACCAGGGTATCCACTCTCtcttcttattcaatatagctCTTGAgttcttagccagagaaatagacaagcaaaagggatacaaataggaaaggaagaaatcataaaggaaaaagatTCCATCTAATTGTCCTTTAAAATGTTGGGTCAGCAGGAAAGTACTACAATAAGctcttgggtttttttaaaaactataaacttttcaTTGAACTAAGGTGGAGAAAATTATCTTAGGTAGTTAATTCCATTAGCCTTTTGTTGAACCCTCAGTAGTGGGATTTCCTGCACTCTTGTTTCATTTGACATTGCTCATGTGTCTGCATCAAGGCTGTTCTTGCCTATAGAATGGGATGCCCAGTGTCTCTTAGGAGGACAGCATGGAGTAAACTCTAGTAGATGTGAGCTCCAGTATATAACACCATTACCTCAGATTTGTGAGTGCTTTTAACTTGTTGCCTTATCATAACATGCTCCATGAACATTCAAAATGAAATCTTCAAAATGatacctttatttaaaaaaacttcaCTCTTGTTTCTGTAGAGTCTTTTACATGAGTAGCTGAAGTTTTTGAGATCCATTTGCTTTCTTGACCCTCCCCAATTTCACTTCACACCATTTGTGCTATTGGAGACACCTGATTGCTCGTTTCTATTGCTGGGTAGATTTTGTGACTCAGAATTGTCTGGGTTGCTCAGTGGTGAGAGAGACATCTCATAGAGTTCCTCAGTGTGACTggaaaatgtataatttaaaatacagaggACCAGCAACAgccatggtggtacacaactataatcccagctttcaggaggctgaggaaggagaatcacaaattcaaggctagcTTAGGCTGTGTAgcaagaccctactcaaaaaaaacaaaacaaaataaaatgcagagGGCCACCAGGtgttggtggttcacacctgtaatcctagcttcttgaaggctgagatcaggaggaatgtggttcgagcccagcctgggcaaatagttcatgagacccccatctctaaaaaactaaccatagcaaaatggattggaggtgtggcttgagtggtagagcacatgctttgcaaatgcaaagttcaaaccctggtcccaccccaccaccagcacacccctccccccgcccccgcaaaaaaaaaaaaatgcagcggACCTACCCTGATGGCTGGAGGCTTATTCAAAACCTTTAGTGCAAAGCCTGTTCATTTGGAGGGGGAACTAGGTCTGATGTGCCTGCATTCTGCATCCACAGGAGAGTTTAGTTGGGCTCTCTCCACAGAGATCTGAAATCATACAGCCACAGCATCTTGTGATCCAGACATTTTAGACTTTAGCACATTGTACTTATAGACGTACAATGGGTTACATCTCAATAAACCCACTGGAAATGGGAAAATATCCTAagttgaaaatgtatttaatgcAAATAACCTGCTGAACACCATAGCTTAGCTCAGCCTACCTTAAATGTGCTCAGAACACGTACATAGCATGGAGTTGGGCAAAATCATATAACACACagtctattttataataaagtattgATTTGGacatgtggttcaaatggtagcacacttgcctagcaagatcctgagttcaaaccccagtatgccccccacccaaaaaaaagagagcGATAATAAAGTATTGAATGTCTCATGTAATTTTTGGAATGCTGTactaaaagtgaaaaacagaatggttgaatgggactggaggtgtggttcaagtagtagagtgcctactttgcaagtataaagctgtgagttcaagccccagtccccaccaacaaaacaaaacacatttgccagcccaggcaagtagttttcgagatcctgtctcaaaggaatccatcacaaaaaaaaaaaaaaaaaaaaaaaaaggctggtggaatggctcaaggtataggcactgagttcaaactccactactgaaaaacaaaaaatgcataGTTGAATGCATATGTTTTTGCATATAAAGGGAAAACTTGAGTTAAACCATTGTCAGTCAGGACTTACGTTTATGTTTATGGAATGGTAATATTTTTTCCCTTGAAAATTACTTTATTGAGTAGAAAAAGGTAATCTCTAGTCTTAGTGTGTCTTCCTTGTATTTCTTTGCTGAAATAATAGAATTGTGTTTTTTAGGCAAATATTGCAGATTTTCAAGAGAATCAGTgggtaacttgtttccaggagtCTGCGGAAGCCATCCTTGGACAGAACACCGCGTATCTTGGGGAGTTAAAAGAGAAGGTTGGTCACATGTTTTATTACAGCTGTAGTAGTTCTCATGCCCTAACACTGTGAACCCTTTTCTGCTgtttaatagttttttggtttgtttctttgggGTGCTGTATATAACTTAGCAGTATAATGATAATTTGAGAGTTCatcttatttttgcttatctaGTTTTGTCCATTTGGGATGCACTTGACACCAGGTAATGAAACATGGTGTAGAAGAAAGCTTTGAACACAAAGCACATTGCAAGTAAAACCACCTGTTGGTCCCATTGTTGGCGTGTCAGAACTGGTATGCCTGCCATCACTTAAGCTCTAGAAGGTGTCCTCTGAGATAACAGAGAGTTCAGGTGTGCCTTTTTAACGTAATAAACTTCCTCCAGGAAGGTTGAGACAAACCTTGGTACAAATGCTCGTATAAGGTACTTGGTATTTCAGGTCACCAGGTATAATTTTTATGAAGtgagtttttttttccagtttggggacttgaacccagggtcttgtccATGCTAGTCCAGGCGAGTGCTATCCCACTTGAGCTGTGCACCCCTGGACTGACTTCCTTTCGTCACACAAGTCACCTGCGTTGGGTAGGTGGTACGCACTTGAGGATCCGGGGCAGGAAGAGCATGAGtacgaggccagtctgggctgttTGACAAGACCctgtcccacaaaaacaaaataagtaaataattttacCCATTTCATCTTTTTATCTCCTAGGTTTATTTAATACAAAGAATAGGTTACTAATTTTGTTAAGGTTAAGAAAGATAGTTGCTGAGActaggaatatagctcagtggtagagtgcttgcccaccTAACATActcaaggcctgggttcaatacccagcaccacagaaataaaaccaaaaaagataGTTGCTGATACAAAATGGCCCATAAATCCGTAATTTCTAAGCCATGAAAattgggatctttttttttttcctccaaattggTTAGACTGCTTGTAAAGGTCACGAAGTCCTTTGTTCTGGtgtatttttcttactctttctgtCCTCAGTTCTCTCTGTTTGgttctgcc is a window from the Castor canadensis chromosome 11, mCasCan1.hap1v2, whole genome shotgun sequence genome containing:
- the Rpa1 gene encoding replication protein A 70 kDa DNA-binding subunit; the protein is MVGHLSEGAIAAIMQQGDTSIKPILQVINIRPITTGNSPPRYRLLMSDGLNTLSSFMLATQLNPLVEEQRLSSNCICQINRFIVNTLKDGRRVVILMDLEVLKSAEAVGIKIGNPVPYNEGHGQQQVVPSPGSAASPPASKPQQQNGSSGMGSTVSKTFGAPKIFGKPGGTGPSQPAGTQFKVVPIASLTPYQSKWTICARITNKSQVRTWSNSRGEGKLFSIELVDESGEIRATAFNEQVDKFFPLIEVNKVYYFSKGTLKIANKQFSAVKNDYEMTFNNETSVLPCEDGHHLPSVQFDFTGIGDLENKSKDSLVDIIGICKSYEDVTKITVKSNNREVAKRNIYLMDMSGKVVTATLWGDDADKFDGSRQPVMAIKGARVSDFGGRSLSVLSSSTIIVNPDIPEAYKLRGWFDSEGQALDGVSISDIRSGGIGGSNTNWKTLYEVKSENLGQGDKADYFSSVATVVYLRKENCMYQACPTQDCNKKVIDQQNGLYRCEKCDREFPNFKYRMILSANIADFQENQWVTCFQESAEAILGQNTAYLGELKEKNEQAFEEVFQNANFRSFMFRIRVKLETYNDESRIKATVMDVKPVDYRDYGRRLIMNIRRNATM